One Centroberyx gerrardi isolate f3 chromosome 6, fCenGer3.hap1.cur.20231027, whole genome shotgun sequence genomic region harbors:
- the LOC139911552 gene encoding cilia- and flagella-associated protein 337-like, with amino-acid sequence MGTRMEVGQLESRMNVEDYKKLQSLFLDTSGKPRSFSRAEFVELAWSSVGRGSKEEYGLLFDSVVVTQEHRGLLLDSATEKEEARVDWNGLCSFLLLELSEKVEQARASSAPCWKPPRTLTCPHRDPVQQVLYLQSSGHYLTVSKGGTVALRAAEDLSLLHTHRLQNNSVRPKDLWVTDMVLLHNIHKIAVSFTSKEVCFYDILSKQEFSCKYKLQGLKFTPWCLDYWADPSHPDQAVLTIGDIGGQVSALCFSSAQISLFERTSPRAESDSTDIVKWEELVKGKHRCCSTLTHRAHTQAWVRRVRFLGSLEAFVSCSTSPQRSMVIGWREKESRALRVTSFYTQKGVWDVDHHAGLNLLATAGVDNRVLLWNPYVTSEPVGVLSGHKSSVAAVRFIHTKKQLLSYSKDKVLCLWEVSSQLCVHRLAGVFPKTQEDTHTLLFLHEEHQHVLLSFNSLLLLLEDRKEERRTTSHEHPVTCVLYNSLFRQVVSSDSASSVICWQADTGQKVKQFHRCHGNAEISAMALDSTQTRLFTAGTDGEVKVWDFNGHCLHRMNAGRGRAVEISQLLVLKRSILVMGWDRMLTVFRLHSFSHFSVEPSEWKGGLQHHDDVLCAAFQAPQTLVTGSYDGEIMVWNNSTEKALRKLRPHTEHGERKNQLESHFGLNSEEDSENCDAITRLSFIPGRMPAAAATGGADLVSCGGSGVVRLWNTLHSSLVGQFTAHSRDLGSIVMTISPCGKYLVTADREGTLKTWDIEHYCLKPDGGVTNELPKLLCSLRPHLDRVTHLETCFHGDRLLLLSGSSDCSVALSYLPGDTVGLFGQEEQLCLEGPGPPHPQQEPEQDKGEGGEEGSRQGGTGSASAPSTFSSLRIEELQSVKKLSRPEFVTHPERNKRQDPSPKYTTPPSREAVKAVFDERSLFPKELLEMEKRQRKPWKLLEETTHQQERKQEAKNTRSAGRGHGWKNRKPKGSTVSVSGTSFK; translated from the exons ATGGGAACGAGGATGGAGGTGGGACAGCTTGAGAGCAGGATGAACGTCGAAGACTATAAGAAGCTACAGAGTCTTTTCTTG GACACTTCGGGCAAACCTCGCTCCTTCTCCAGAGCTGAATTCGTGGAACTCGCCTGGTCCTCAGTAGGGCGCGGCTCCAAGGAAGAGTACGGCCTCCTGTTCGACAGCGTGGTCGTCACTCAGGAGCACCGCGGCCTCCTGTTGGACAGTGCGACCGAGAAGGAGGAGGCACGCGTCGACTGGAACGGGCTGTGCTCCTTCCTGCTATTGGAGCTTTCTGAGAAAGTGGAGCAGGCCAGAGCCAGCAGCGCGCCTTGCTGGAAGCCGCCACGCACTTTGACCTGTCCACATCGCGACCCTGTGCAGCAG GTGTTGTACCTGCAGAGTTCAGGTCACTACCTGACGGTGAGTAAGGGAGGAACTGTGGCGCTGCGGGCCGCAGAAGACCTGTCGCTGCTCCACACACATCGACTGCAGAACAACTCGGTCAGACCCAAAGACCTGTGGGTAACAGACATGGTGCTGCTGCACAACATACACAAG ATAGCGGTGTCATTCACAAGTAAGGAGGTGTGTTTTTATGATATACTGTCTAAACAGGAGTTCAGCTGCAAGTACAAACTCCAG GGTTTGAAGTTTACTCCCTGGTGTCTGGATTACTGGGCGGATCCCTCTCACCCCGACCAGGCTGTCCTCACCATAGGAGACATTGGAGGACAG gtcagtgCCTTGTGTTTCAGCTCAGCCCAGATCTCTCTGTTTGAGAGAACCAGTCCGAGGGCGGAGTCAGATTCAACAGACATCGTCAAGTGGGAGGAGCTAGTCAAAGGAAAGCACCGCTGCTgtagcacactcacacaccgggcacacacacaggcctgggTCCGACGAG TGCGTTTCCTGGGCTCGCTGGAGGCCTTTGTGTCGTGCAGCACCAGCCCGCAGAGGAGCATGGTGATTGgctggagggaaaaggagagcagGGCTCTGAGAGTCACTTCTTTCTACACACAGAAGGGGGTGTGGGATGTAGACCACCATGCTGGACTCAATCTACTAG CCACAGCAGGTGTGGACAACCGGGTCTTGCTGTGGAACCCGTATGTGACCTCAGAGCCAGTGGGCGTGCTCAGTGGGCACAAAAGCTCTGTCGCCGCCGTACGCTTCATACACACCAAGAAACAACTGCTCAGCTACTCCAAAGAcaag GTCCTGTGTCTGTGGGAGGTGTCCAGCCAGCTGTGTGTTCACCGTCTGGCCGGCGTCTTCCCAAAGAcccaggaagacacacacaccctcctgttCCTCCACGAGGAGCACCAGCACGTCCTGCTCTCCTTCAacagcctgctcctcctgctggaggataggaaggaggagaggaggaccaCCAGCCATGAACACCCTGTCACCTGCGTGCTCTATAACAGTCTGTTCAGACAG gtggtCAGCAGTGACTCTGCCTCCTCTGTGATCTGCTGGCAGGCTGACACGGGCCAAAAGGTCAAGCAGTTCCACCGTTGCCACGGCAATGCCGAGATCTCCGCCATGGCCCTGGACAGTACGCAGACCCGGCTGTTTACCGCAGGCACTGACGGAGAGGTCAAA GTGTGGGACTTCAACGGACACTGCCTCCACAGAATGAACGCTGGCCGGGGCCGAGCTGTAGAGATCTCACAGCTCCTAGTGCTGAAGAGGAGCATACTGGTGATGGGCTGGGacag GATGTTAACAGTATTCCGTCTGCATTCGTTCTCCCACTTTTCCGTCGAGCCGTCAGAGTGGAAGGGCGGTCTCCAGCATCACGATGATGTGCTCTGTGCTGCATTCCAGGCCCCGCAGACCctggtcacag GAAGCTATGATGGAGAAATTATGGTGTGGAACAACAGCACAGAGAAGGCTTTGAGGAAACTGCGGCCACACACTGAACATGGAGAACGCAAGAATCAgctag AATCCCATTTTGGTCTGAACAGTGAAGAGGACTCAGAGAACTGTGATGCCATCACAAGATTGTCCTTCATACCAGGGCGCATGCCTGCGGCCGCTGCTACAG GTGGAGCGGACCTGGTGTCCTGTGGAGGCTCTGGTGTGGTCAGGCTGTGGAACACACTCCACAGCAGTCTGGTGGGACAGTTCACAGCCCACAGCAGAGACCTGGGCTCTATTGTCATGACCATCAGCCCCTGTGGGAAATATTTAGTCACTGCTGATAGGGAGGGAACACTCAAGACATGGGACATAGAG CATTATTGTCTCAAGCCGGATGGGGGAGTAACCAATGAACTTCCAAAACTGCTCTGCAGTCTCCGCCCACACCTGGACCGCGTGACTCACCTGGAGACGTGTTTCCATGGCGATAGGCTCCTCCTTCTCTCAGGATCATCAGACTGCAGCGTGGCTCTTAGCTACCTGCCTGGAGATACTGTTGGTTTGTTtggacag GAGGAGCAGTTGTGCTTGGAGGGGCCGGGGCCTCCACACCCACAGCAGGAGCCAGAGCAGgacaagggagagggaggggaagaaggcTCCAGACAGGGAGGGACGGGGTCAGCTTCAGCTCCCA GCACATTCAGTAGTCTGAGAATAGAGGAGCTCCAATCGGTGAAGAAGTTATCCAGGCCGGAGTTTGTAACCCACCCAGAGCGCAACAAGAGACAAGACCCCAGTCCCAAATATACCACCCCACCTAGCAGagagg CAGTGAAAGCAGTCTTTGATGAGCGCAGTCTGTTCCCTAAAGAGCTTCTAGAAATGgagaagagacaaagaaaaccatGGAAGCTCCTGGAAGAGACGACCCATcagcaggagaggaaacaggaggcCAAGAACACCCGGAGTGCAGGCAGAGGCCACGGTTGGAAGAACAG AAAACCAAAGGGCAgcactgtttctgtttctgggACCTCTTTCAAATGA